One Spirochaetota bacterium DNA window includes the following coding sequences:
- a CDS encoding ACT domain-containing protein, whose product MKSFLVFSSMGPDRPGLVSEISEYFTARGINIERSRMSTMGNEFGGIILTSGRTEDIKSLIDDLDSLRAKTGLDIHVRQTKAPGHREVKPSIPYRMIATSMDHPGIVHKVCKVLKEKDINVEEFETQVDYNAFTGANVFHMTCYFTIPANVRIADVRKDVARVGDELNIDIRIEAVINR is encoded by the coding sequence ATGAAATCGTTCCTGGTGTTCTCATCAATGGGTCCCGACAGGCCGGGACTGGTGTCGGAGATTTCCGAATATTTCACCGCGCGGGGCATCAACATCGAGCGCTCCCGCATGAGCACCATGGGAAACGAGTTCGGCGGGATCATCCTCACCTCCGGGAGGACCGAGGACATCAAGTCGCTTATCGACGACCTGGATTCGCTGCGCGCCAAAACCGGGCTCGATATTCACGTGCGCCAGACGAAGGCGCCGGGGCACCGCGAGGTGAAGCCGTCCATTCCCTACCGGATGATCGCCACTTCCATGGACCACCCGGGAATCGTGCACAAGGTCTGCAAGGTGCTCAAGGAAAAGGATATCAACGTCGAGGAGTTCGAGACCCAGGTGGACTACAACGCGTTCACCGGCGCGAACGTGTTCCACATGACCTGCTATTTCACCATACCCGCGAACGTGCGCATCGCCGATGTGCGGAAGGACGTGGCGCGGGTGGGCGACGAGCTCAATATCGATATCAGGATCGAGGCCGTTATCAACCGGTGA
- a CDS encoding formate--tetrahydrofolate ligase: MAKTKTVRLKPIIEIAQSMGIPREFIELYGDYKAKIKLDLLSRTKRRPGAKLILVSAMTPTPAGEGKTTVSIGLSQAFAKLGKSVTVALREPSLGPVFGVKGGATGGGASRLEPMEDINLHFNNDFHAIESAHNLLSALVDNHIFHGNELGLDARKITWRRVMDMNDRTLRDMVIGLGGAGNGVPRETGFDIVPSSEIMAILCLSRSYGELKQKIRNILVGFTQDNRPVTAGELKLEGSVTALLKYALMPNLVQTSEHVPAIIHGGPFANIAQGTNSILATDMALRLADYVVTEAGFGFDLGAEKYFDIVAPYGELSPGIVVLVATVRALKYHGGIEREHLTVPDYRAAIAGLANLRKHYENIAKFGVPCVIALNRFAGDTDEEIDMVVRAAEDEGMNIARVDVHARGGDGGTDLAERIIDILDRSQGSCKALYDWNWPVEDKIFKVASEIYGAVSIDYQPLAKRNIETIKKLGYDRLPVCIAKTQQSLSDNPSLLGLPKDFIVTVREIKIASGAGFLIPITGEILRMPGLPKIPAANNIDIDDDGTITGIF; this comes from the coding sequence ATGGCAAAAACTAAGACAGTGCGGCTGAAGCCGATAATCGAGATCGCCCAATCGATGGGAATTCCCCGCGAGTTCATTGAGCTCTACGGGGACTATAAGGCCAAAATAAAACTGGACCTGCTCTCACGGACGAAGCGCCGGCCCGGCGCGAAGCTCATACTCGTATCCGCGATGACGCCCACGCCCGCGGGAGAGGGCAAGACCACGGTTTCCATAGGGCTTTCGCAGGCTTTCGCGAAGCTCGGGAAGTCCGTCACCGTCGCGCTCAGGGAGCCGTCCCTGGGTCCCGTGTTCGGGGTCAAGGGGGGGGCCACGGGCGGGGGCGCGTCACGGCTCGAACCCATGGAAGACATCAACCTGCATTTCAACAACGACTTCCACGCCATCGAGAGCGCCCACAACCTGCTCTCGGCGCTTGTCGATAATCATATTTTCCATGGGAACGAGCTCGGGCTCGATGCGCGCAAGATCACATGGCGGCGCGTGATGGACATGAACGACCGTACGCTGCGCGACATGGTCATCGGGCTGGGCGGCGCGGGAAACGGCGTTCCCCGGGAAACGGGCTTCGATATCGTCCCCTCGAGCGAGATCATGGCGATCCTCTGTCTTTCGCGCTCGTACGGGGAACTCAAGCAAAAGATCAGGAACATCCTTGTCGGATTCACGCAGGATAACAGGCCCGTAACCGCGGGCGAGCTCAAGCTGGAGGGCTCCGTCACGGCGCTCTTAAAATACGCGCTCATGCCCAACCTCGTCCAGACGAGCGAGCATGTGCCCGCGATTATCCACGGCGGACCATTCGCGAACATCGCGCAGGGAACCAACAGCATTCTCGCTACCGACATGGCACTCCGGCTTGCCGATTACGTGGTCACGGAGGCGGGTTTCGGTTTCGACCTGGGTGCGGAAAAGTATTTCGATATCGTGGCGCCGTACGGGGAGCTTTCGCCGGGTATCGTCGTGCTCGTGGCGACGGTCCGCGCCCTCAAGTACCACGGGGGCATCGAGCGCGAACATCTGACCGTTCCCGATTACCGGGCCGCCATCGCGGGGCTCGCCAACCTGCGAAAGCACTACGAGAACATCGCGAAATTCGGCGTGCCCTGCGTTATCGCGCTCAACAGGTTCGCGGGTGACACCGATGAAGAGATCGACATGGTGGTGCGTGCCGCGGAGGACGAGGGAATGAACATCGCCCGCGTCGACGTGCACGCGCGGGGGGGTGACGGCGGAACGGATCTCGCTGAGCGGATCATCGATATTCTCGACCGGTCGCAGGGATCGTGTAAAGCCCTCTACGACTGGAACTGGCCGGTGGAAGACAAAATATTCAAGGTGGCGAGCGAGATATACGGCGCCGTATCGATCGACTACCAGCCGCTTGCCAAGCGTAATATTGAGACAATCAAGAAGCTCGGTTATGACCGGCTGCCCGTATGCATCGCCAAGACGCAGCAATCGCTGTCCGATAATCCCTCGCTCCTGGGCCTGCCCAAGGATTTCATCGTCACGGTACGCGAGATAAAGATCGCTTCCGGCGCGGGATTTCTCATTCCGATCACGGGCGAGATTCTACGCATGCCCGGTCTGCCGAAGATCCCGGCCGCCAACAATATCGACATTGACGACGACGGCACTATAACGGGAATTTTCTGA
- the tig gene encoding trigger factor, which yields MIISEKKLENARMEITLEVPENRVELEYKSVLDKIKNNAKLDGFRRGKAPLEVIERKFMEAADQEVAENLLKSTYLDAVTEKSYRPIAPPEFTFDKVSRGQGFKFSAVFETIPTVEMVSYKGVGAKERSCEVTDADVMREIDSLRERNATVSKKEDGAVVEKGDFVKIKVKRIDDVDPAEADKVEFKEYSIIVGKDKDEGSFDDALKGMKTEELKEVKMKYSKDYSVKELAGQTARYILGVTEVNKLILPALDDDFAKDLGEYSTLDDLKKKMRENLETYVSQKAKSEAKGQLMKEIVTHSTFDIPNSLLEKEMFALFKKVQERTGYTAQNINEFAAALGLNAEDFEKQLREEAQANVKSTLVLSEIGFKEELKVPEEKFREFVELLARRYNKPVEELLQTIEQNGSRESIESELLLDTALDFIYINATISKQKKVSLQEFMKGE from the coding sequence TTGATCATATCGGAAAAGAAACTGGAAAACGCACGGATGGAAATAACGCTCGAGGTTCCCGAAAACAGGGTGGAGCTCGAATACAAATCGGTGCTCGATAAAATAAAAAACAACGCAAAGCTTGACGGATTCCGGAGGGGGAAGGCCCCCCTCGAAGTCATCGAGCGCAAGTTCATGGAAGCGGCCGACCAGGAAGTCGCCGAGAATTTATTGAAGAGCACCTACCTCGACGCGGTGACCGAAAAAAGCTATCGCCCCATCGCGCCCCCCGAATTCACCTTCGACAAGGTGTCGCGGGGGCAGGGGTTCAAATTTTCCGCGGTATTCGAAACCATCCCCACTGTCGAGATGGTTTCATACAAGGGTGTCGGCGCGAAGGAGCGAAGCTGCGAGGTCACTGACGCGGACGTCATGCGGGAGATCGACTCGCTACGCGAGCGCAACGCCACGGTCTCCAAGAAGGAAGACGGCGCGGTCGTGGAGAAGGGCGACTTCGTAAAGATCAAGGTGAAGCGAATCGACGACGTGGACCCCGCGGAGGCCGACAAGGTCGAGTTCAAGGAATATTCGATAATCGTGGGCAAGGACAAGGATGAAGGCAGCTTCGATGACGCGCTCAAGGGGATGAAAACAGAAGAGCTGAAAGAAGTTAAAATGAAATACTCGAAGGATTACTCTGTGAAAGAGCTCGCGGGGCAGACCGCGCGTTACATTCTGGGGGTAACCGAAGTCAACAAGCTCATCCTGCCCGCGCTCGATGACGATTTTGCCAAGGACCTGGGGGAGTACTCCACCCTGGACGACCTCAAGAAAAAGATGCGCGAAAACCTGGAAACCTATGTTTCACAGAAAGCAAAGAGCGAGGCGAAAGGCCAGCTCATGAAAGAAATCGTCACCCACAGCACATTCGATATCCCGAACTCGCTTCTGGAAAAAGAGATGTTTGCCCTTTTTAAGAAGGTGCAGGAGCGTACCGGGTATACCGCGCAGAATATTAACGAATTCGCCGCGGCGTTGGGATTGAACGCGGAGGATTTCGAAAAGCAGCTTCGTGAGGAGGCGCAGGCGAACGTTAAATCGACGCTGGTGCTCTCCGAGATCGGTTTCAAGGAAGAGCTCAAGGTACCCGAGGAAAAATTCCGGGAATTCGTGGAATTGCTCGCGCGCCGATACAACAAGCCGGTGGAGGAGCTCCTTCAGACTATCGAACAGAACGGTTCCCGGGAGTCGATCGAATCCGAACTCCTTCTGGATACCGCGCTTGATTTTATCTATATAAACGCGACTATTTCTAAGCAGAAGAAGGTTTCCCTCCAGGAATTCATGAAGGGAGAATAA